A window from Gossypium raimondii isolate GPD5lz chromosome 7, ASM2569854v1, whole genome shotgun sequence encodes these proteins:
- the LOC105786634 gene encoding probable pectate lyase 18 isoform X1, with translation MAIPSLSLLFLFTSLPLFSSSPVKDPELVVQDLHRAINVSRRNLKYLSCATGNPIDDCWRCDPNWEKNRRRLADCAIGFGKNAIGGRDGKLYVVTDSSDDDPVNPKPGTLRHAVIQDEPLWIVFARDMTIQLKEELIMNSFKTIDGRGASVHITGGPCITIQFVTNIIIHGLHIHDCKQGGNAMVRDSPRHYGWRTTSDGDGVSIFGGSHIWVDHNSLSNCKDGLIDAIYGSTAITISNNHMTHHDKVMLLGHSDSYMKDKNMQVTIAFNHFGKGLIQRMPRCRHGYFHVVNNDYTHWEMYAIGGSANPTINSQGNRFTAPNDIFSKEVTKHEDAPESEWKNWNWRSEGDLMVNGAFFTRSGAGASSSYAKASSLGARPSSHVATITTNAGALNCKKGSRC, from the exons ATGGCAATCCCTTCACTTTCTCTTCTCTTCCTTTTCACCTCTCTTCCTCTTTTTTCCTCTTCCCCGGTTAAAGATCCTGAACTTGTAGTTCAAGATCTTCACAG GGCCATTAATGTGTCTAGGAGGAACCTTAAGTATCTCTCTTGTGCAACTGGTAACCCCATAGATGATTGCTGGAGATGTGACCCTAACTGGGAGAAGAACAGACGGAGGCTAGCCGACTGTGCAATCGGGTTTGGCAAGAATGCCATTGGTGGAAGAGACGGTAAACTCTACGTTGTCACTGATTCTAGTGATGATGATCCCGTGAATCCAAAACCTGGAACTTTAAGACACGCTGTGATTCAAGACGAACCGTTGTGGATCGTGTTCGCTCGTGATATGACCATTCAATTGAAGGAAGAACTCATTATGAACTCTTTCAAAACAATTGATGGCAGAGGTGCTAGTGTTCACATTACTGGGGGTCCATGCATTACCATTCAGTTTGTGACCAACATTATCATCCATGGATTGCACATTCATGATTGCAAACAAGGAGGGAATGCTATGGTGAGGGACTCCCCGCGGCACTACGGTTGGCGAACGACATCAGATGGTGATGGTGTGTCCATCTTTGGTGGTAGCCATATTTGGGTGGATCATAACTCGTTATCAAACTGCAAGGATGGTCTGATTGATGCTATTTATGGATCCACTGCCATCACCATTTCAAATAACCACATGACTCACCATGATAAAGTTATGTTACTAGGGCACAGTGATTCCTATATGAAAGACAAGAACATGCAAGTCACCATTGCCTTTAATCACTTTGGTAAAGGGCTCATCCAAAGAATGCCAAG ATGTAGACATGGGTATTTCCATGTGGTGAACAATGACTACACCCATTGGGAAATGTATGCAATTGGAGGGAGTGCTAATCCAACCATCAACAGCCAAGGGAATAGATTTACTGCACCAAATGATATATTCAGCAAAGAG GTGACCAAGCATGAAGATGCGCCTGAGAGTGAATGGAAGAACTGGAACTGGAGATCGGAAGGCGATCTGATGGTAAATGGTGCGTTTTTCACACGGTCGGGTGCTGGTGCATCTTCAAGCTATGCCAAGGCCTCTAGCTTGGGTGCTAGGCCATCATCGCATGTCGCTACGATAACAACTAATGCCGGTGCACTTAATTGCAAGAAAGGCTCTCGTTGCTGA
- the LOC105786647 gene encoding peptide methionine sulfoxide reductase has product MATTVDTNNPAFDADEDCPINPSHELAQFGAGCFWGVELAFQRVEGVIETTVGYSQGHVHDPNYKLVCTGSTNHVEVVRVQFDPQICPYVNLLSLFWSRHDPTTLNRQGGDVGAQYRSGIYYYNENQARLARESMEAKQLELKDKKIVTEILPAKRFYKAEEYHQQYLEKGGGLGDKQSAEKGCTDPIRCYG; this is encoded by the exons atggCCACTACCGTCGACACCAACAACCCGGCTTTCGACGCGGATGAGGACTGCCCAATTAACCCATCTCACGAATTAGCCCAGTTTGGAGCCGGTTGTTTCTGGGGAGTAGAATTAGCGTTTCAACGAGTTGAAGGTGTAATCGAAACAACGGTTGGCTACTCCCAAGGTCATGTTCATGACCCGAATTACAAACTGGTATGCACTGGTTCAACAAACCACGTCGAGGTGGTTCGGGTCCAATTCGACCCTCAAATCTGTCCTTACGTTAATCTCCTCTCTCTTTTCTGGTCCCGCCATGATCCCACCACTCTCAATCGTCAG gGTGGAGACGTGGGAGCACAATATAGATCAGGGATATACTACTATAACGAAAACCAAGCTCGTCTTGCAAGAGAGTCAATGGAAGCTAAGCAATTAGAGttaaaagataagaaaattgTAACTGAGATTCTTCCGGCGAAACGTTTTTATAAGGCGGAAGAGTACCATCAGCAATATTTGGAAAAAGGTGGAGGTTTAGGGGATAAACAGTCTGCTGAAAAAGGTTGCACTGACCCCATTAGGTGCTATGGCTGA
- the LOC105786634 gene encoding probable pectate lyase 18 isoform X2 — protein MAAQWASSLVPNTVRAINVSRRNLKYLSCATGNPIDDCWRCDPNWEKNRRRLADCAIGFGKNAIGGRDGKLYVVTDSSDDDPVNPKPGTLRHAVIQDEPLWIVFARDMTIQLKEELIMNSFKTIDGRGASVHITGGPCITIQFVTNIIIHGLHIHDCKQGGNAMVRDSPRHYGWRTTSDGDGVSIFGGSHIWVDHNSLSNCKDGLIDAIYGSTAITISNNHMTHHDKVMLLGHSDSYMKDKNMQVTIAFNHFGKGLIQRMPRCRHGYFHVVNNDYTHWEMYAIGGSANPTINSQGNRFTAPNDIFSKEVTKHEDAPESEWKNWNWRSEGDLMVNGAFFTRSGAGASSSYAKASSLGARPSSHVATITTNAGALNCKKGSRC, from the exons ATGGCTGCACAATGGGCATCCTCATTAGTTCCAAACACGGTGAG GGCCATTAATGTGTCTAGGAGGAACCTTAAGTATCTCTCTTGTGCAACTGGTAACCCCATAGATGATTGCTGGAGATGTGACCCTAACTGGGAGAAGAACAGACGGAGGCTAGCCGACTGTGCAATCGGGTTTGGCAAGAATGCCATTGGTGGAAGAGACGGTAAACTCTACGTTGTCACTGATTCTAGTGATGATGATCCCGTGAATCCAAAACCTGGAACTTTAAGACACGCTGTGATTCAAGACGAACCGTTGTGGATCGTGTTCGCTCGTGATATGACCATTCAATTGAAGGAAGAACTCATTATGAACTCTTTCAAAACAATTGATGGCAGAGGTGCTAGTGTTCACATTACTGGGGGTCCATGCATTACCATTCAGTTTGTGACCAACATTATCATCCATGGATTGCACATTCATGATTGCAAACAAGGAGGGAATGCTATGGTGAGGGACTCCCCGCGGCACTACGGTTGGCGAACGACATCAGATGGTGATGGTGTGTCCATCTTTGGTGGTAGCCATATTTGGGTGGATCATAACTCGTTATCAAACTGCAAGGATGGTCTGATTGATGCTATTTATGGATCCACTGCCATCACCATTTCAAATAACCACATGACTCACCATGATAAAGTTATGTTACTAGGGCACAGTGATTCCTATATGAAAGACAAGAACATGCAAGTCACCATTGCCTTTAATCACTTTGGTAAAGGGCTCATCCAAAGAATGCCAAG ATGTAGACATGGGTATTTCCATGTGGTGAACAATGACTACACCCATTGGGAAATGTATGCAATTGGAGGGAGTGCTAATCCAACCATCAACAGCCAAGGGAATAGATTTACTGCACCAAATGATATATTCAGCAAAGAG GTGACCAAGCATGAAGATGCGCCTGAGAGTGAATGGAAGAACTGGAACTGGAGATCGGAAGGCGATCTGATGGTAAATGGTGCGTTTTTCACACGGTCGGGTGCTGGTGCATCTTCAAGCTATGCCAAGGCCTCTAGCTTGGGTGCTAGGCCATCATCGCATGTCGCTACGATAACAACTAATGCCGGTGCACTTAATTGCAAGAAAGGCTCTCGTTGCTGA